The DNA window CGGCAAGTTCGCAGCGAGCAGCGCGACAGTGGGATTGCCGAGGATGCGCTCCGTGGTGAAGTCACGACCCAGATCGGAGGCAAGGCGGTTCGCGATCCGCGCCGCCAGCAACGAATGCCCGCCGAGATCGAAGAAGTTGTCGTCGCGAGCGATCTCCGGCACATTCAGCACCTCCGACCACACCTCGGCAATGGCTCGTTGCACCGCTGTGCTCGGGGCGAAATCCTCCCGTACGCCGTCCTCGGCGCTCGCCCGGTGCCCTCCGAACGTGGGCGCCGGCAAGGCGGACCGGTCCACCTTGCCCGTAGCCCCCAAGGGCAGCCGGTCCAGGAAGACGTACGTCGCCGGAATCATGTGGGCCGGAAGCAGCGCTGCCAAATGTGCCCGCAGCTCGCCGCTGTCGAGAGCCGCACCCGTGGTGCTCTTTTCACCGACGACGTAGCCGACCAGGACGATTCCGTGCACCGGGCGGCGATGACCGACGACGACCGCGGAACGGACGGCGGGGTGACGGGTCAGCGCCAACTCGACCTCCGCGGGCTCGACACGGTGGCCCCGCAGGTTGATCTGCCGGTCGCGGCGACCAAGGTACTCCAGCGTCGCGTCCGCGAGCAGGCGGCCCAAATCGCCGGTGCGATAAAGCCTCGCCCCACCCGCACCGGATGCCGAGACGAACGGATCGGCGATGAACCGCGTGGCCGTGCGGCCGACCGCTCCCAGATACCCTCTGCTCACTCCTGTTCCCCCGATGTAGATTTCGCCGACTTCGCCCTGGCCGACCGGCTGCAGCGCGCTGTCGAGCAGGTGCACCGAGACCCCCGGCAGCGGCGTGCCGATCACGTCGGCGGCGCAGGCCGCCTCGGTGATGCTCGCGTACTGGGTGGCGATGAGCGTCGTCTCGGTGAGCCCGAAATGATTGACTACGCGCCCGAATCGGGCCAGTGCCGCCGCGTGCGCGCGCAGCGGCAGGAAACTCTCACCGCTGACCAACGTGGTCTCCAGCCGAGGCGGTTCGACGGCGAACATCGGCGACGTAACCAGGCCGGTGAGCAAGGCCGGTGTGGCACTCAACAGGTGGGTGACCCCGTACGCCCGCGCCGCGGTCAGGAGCTGCTCGGGGTTGCGGCGCACGGACTTCGAGGTGACCACCACCCTGGCCCCCGCGGCGAGCGGCATCAGCGCATCCCGTAGCCAGGGATCGAAGGTGAACGCCGCCACCTGCAGTACCACGTGGCGTTGCCCGAGCGAAACGTACGACGAGAGCGCGGTGTGGTAGGCGGCAAGACTGTGATGTTCTACGGCAACACCTTTCGGCCTGCCGGTAGAGCCGGAAGTGAACATCACGTATGCCAGGCTCCGAGGATGGGGCGGGCCTTCGAACAGTGCGTCGCCGGAGGCGGACAGTTCGGGTTCCGACGCATCGACGACGACCGCCGCGGCCCCGGTAAGTCCGGACAGTCGTGTCTGCTGCTCGGGCTCGGTGAGCACCAGGCGCACACCGGATCCGGCCATCCACCTCCGCAGCGTTTCGTCGGGAAAGTCCGCGTCCAGCGGCAGATACGCGCCACCGACGGCCCACACCGCCAGCACCGACACGAT is part of the Nocardia sp. NBC_00565 genome and encodes:
- a CDS encoding non-ribosomal peptide synthetase, with protein sequence MDSLYHRIRRGIENFADAVALVDNGRALTYRELGHRVDAVADRLRHNGVEPETVTAICVREPSTAIVSVLAVWAVGGAYLPLDADFPDETLRRWMAGSGVRLVLTEPEQQTRLSGLTGAAAVVVDASEPELSASGDALFEGPPHPRSLAYVMFTSGSTGRPKGVAVEHHSLAAYHTALSSYVSLGQRHVVLQVAAFTFDPWLRDALMPLAAGARVVVTSKSVRRNPEQLLTAARAYGVTHLLSATPALLTGLVTSPMFAVEPPRLETTLVSGESFLPLRAHAAALARFGRVVNHFGLTETTLIATQYASITEAACAADVIGTPLPGVSVHLLDSALQPVGQGEVGEIYIGGTGVSRGYLGAVGRTATRFIADPFVSASGAGGARLYRTGDLGRLLADATLEYLGRRDRQINLRGHRVEPAEVELALTRHPAVRSAVVVGHRRPVHGIVLVGYVVGEKSTTGAALDSGELRAHLAALLPAHMIPATYVFLDRLPLGATGKVDRSALPAPTFGGHRASAEDGVREDFAPSTAVQRAIAEVWSEVLNVPEIARDDNFFDLGGHSLLAARIANRLASDLGRDFTTERILGNPTVALLAANLPGRVAAARPTDELVRRTGTRYPLSAVQRGLWHLTSPEARPQIVARAFRLNARPDRDRLAGAVAAVMRRHAVLRCAFDAPPGRPPGQTVRHRASAAVRTATAPADTMASELALACATGMDVTRGQVIDVTLYEHPTRAASESACTLLVRCHRLVADEPAVDVLVRELGELYSGVRGTAGLAEPAANYPEFARAQDPIADAGKALRYWQSRLDGVDPSAPADAADAVSSARLSLPAAVVRPLRAEARSLGLDLPAVLRTAFATALAADEPDRGRIAVCTTVLRRPAPEWEPVIGPFARTEPAVVDVGAGHSLRQLLVATDHLRDAAAFAEIPVEFLCGELGLSPSMLTNRVLVHPAAAEPLQLDGVEATPVELPVFGAHTMRLLEVTEQAGGLTGGVYLRGHDSDAADRIAARVRDLLTELVEGGNVR